In Plasmodium falciparum 3D7 genome assembly, chromosome: 6, the following proteins share a genomic window:
- a CDS encoding TRAP-like protein, with amino-acid sequence MNAPYPLVCLALWLLFLLDVRKCEKLISKLTKNGDLDLVLLYDIGFVDDSENDHMNSLENIAELGKNLLVRDNKNINLSYITYDDINVDLRIESRNNIGVDNENNYDKDNNSSYKFGSDKNIEEFRNVVLDTKLKSSYKNSAHLKALNYVGLKHFYNSEKESVKMVVMFMNTDGDYNNNNNNNMNNISSSYSAELNLVHYLFDRKNIILNIITRVAFKNYCHYIQQIGSNTNELLKCVLKNSFYNISALTYEIIKYYDDISINAICHGWSEWSPCSVTCNMGYHFSKRDSLGYIKNSKSGLYKRKGRSCLEQRNLIIQECFNTSCDHSLDICDNIYMDISILLDDSSNITLESWNKYIIPFVRKFITHFNINNNQINFSLTTYSSHTYNWFNFSNVLSKDKDKLLTYLEFFKFNFGSSTKNIKQAIQYMNDHVLNTNYRRNDAKKIMLIINSGEIDNKTVTSVPDIIQRLKDTHNVQVYSICINNQNVKNCRKLSTHSMEKYGSNFAFSLPNASDLRYNVLGIQKSICRNVSGAFRRKLRSGNKDDEDKKDDEYKEEDEYKEEDEYKEEDEYKEEDEYKEEDEYKEEDEYKEEDEDMKKDEDMKKDEDMKKDEYKKGYKDYKKDQSKNDNKTEERKDEGNISTSNEHHASEKTDDEDIITQYNEEDRHDNSNDNIIIDDEPVGQDNSIFKNENFFWGRGKHDSKYTSKLSINSLGDINEYNDDYNNYDYYDDDPTNRNKGFLKKNSIILKSLYNLNEDYVNNNINNDAGSTSSHCRNNNSGHNDIPHFKNMRKYNSETNIPCSSKSNKSTNKKLLNRLYNMLFRKKKKYRIKNMDAHSKKKVEKFIENIKFSKENNDDNRKIDEQNIEIQFDTLLDGIFDFLQDYDNSSLNAFNNSTPDDDFVYFSNTTPCGVSLMDFPIYDMENMEADVGGKRNDGDNNDDDDNNDDGDNNDDGDNNDDDDNDDKSNNNNNNNNNGDPSSNNNNNNNNNNGDPSSNNNNNNNGDPSSNNNDDGDADEKRNDYISQYNLVLKDKSHNNNYYMTNEHDERKIKKQENIDILSKEEDNISSNYNNELQRTKRSLDFPEIIIKENYENPKDIIHISKKEEANESNNSKGHINLKNKKEHNNVVDNVNPCNKQNINEEDNNINNSIKTARIGIFNKNKINCRNKKASKFDKIKRFNDKINKDNHPLITNVENKNEEIDVLQNNEDKKQKILPIIKNENAKETGQKYENNDVYEEHNKTNINNNVEKLYKDKNSHHIKNQYDKGNLTENNEVTPIYSKDYDADDEEYEHWHGHQRDNKSTPVYKYAASFTLAAILFLGLSLYFINNRKGNKIVDAKESNDFAVSTNVKETSSKEQNIEIMNDTQWK; translated from the coding sequence ATGAATGCCCCTTATCCACTCGTGTGTCTTGCTTTGTGGTTATTGTTCCTTTTAGATGTAAGAAAGTGTGAGAAATTAATTTctaaattaacaaaaaatgGAGATCTGGACttagttttattatatgatatcgGTTTTGTTGATGATTCTGAAAATGATCATATGAATTCTTTAGAAAATATAGCGGAGTTAGGTAAAAATTTGCTGGTGagggataataaaaatattaacctgtcatatataacatatgatgatataaatgtTGATTTAAGGATAGAATCAAGGAATAATATCGGAGtagataatgaaaataattatgataaggATAATAATAGTTCTTACAAATTTGGtagtgataaaaatatagaagaaTTTAGAAATGTTGTGTTAGACACTAAATTAAAATCATCATATAAGAATTCAGCTCATTTAAAAGCATTAAATTATGTAGgtttaaaacatttttataattcagAAAAAGAATCCGTTAAAATGGTTGTCATGTTTATGAATACAGATggtgattataataataataataataataatatgaataatatatcttctaGTTATTCTGCAGAGTTAAATTTGGTACATTATTTATTCGATAGAAAAaacattatattaaatataataacaagagtagcttttaaaaattattgtcATTATATACAACAAATTGGTTCAAATACTAATGAGCTATTAAAAtgtgtattaaaaaattctttttataatatatcagcATTAAcatatgaaattataaaatattatgatgacATCTCGATAAATGCAATATGTCATGGGTGGTCTGAATGGTCTCCATGTTCTGTGACATGTAACATGGGATATCATTTTAGTAAAAGAGATTCTTtaggatatataaaaaactcTAAGAGTGGTTTATATAAAAGGAAAGGAAGAAGTTGTTTAGAACAAagaaatttaataattcaaGAATGCTTTAATACATCTTGTGATCACTCATTAGATATttgtgataatatatatatggatatatcaatattattagaCGACTCATCAAATATAACATTAGAATCatggaataaatatataatacctttTGTTCGAAAATTTATTAcccattttaatataaataataatcaaataaattTCTCATTAACTACATACTCTAGTCATACTTATAATTGGTTCAATTTTTCAAATGTACTTTCAAAGgataaagataaattattaacatatctcgaattttttaaatttaattttggATCCTCtacaaaaaatatcaaaCAAGCTATACAGTATATGAATGATCATGTTTTAAATACAAATTATCGAAGAAATGATGCAAAGAAAATTATGTTAATTATTAATTCTGGCGAAATCGATAATAAAACTGTTACTTCGGTGCCAGATATTATTCAACGTCTTAAAGATACACATAATGTTCAAGTATAttctatatgtattaataatcAAAATGTCAAAAATTGTAGAAAGTTAAGTACTCATTCGATGGAGAAGTATGGATCCAACTTTGCCTTTTCTTTACCAAACGCTTCAGATTTGAGGTATAATGTGTTGGGTATTCAAAAGAGTATATGTCGTAATGTGTCTGGGGCGTTTAGAAGAAAGCTCAGGAGTGGAAACAAGGACGATGAAGATAAGAAAGACGATGAATATAAGGAGGAAGATGAATATAAGGAGGAAGATGAATATAAGGAGGAAGATGAATATAAGGAGGAAGATGAATATAAGGAGGAAGATGAATATAAGGAGGAAGATGAATATAAGGAGGAAGATGAAGATATGAAGAAAGATGAAGATATGAAGAAAGATGAAGATATGAAGAAAGATGAATATAAGAAGGGCTATAAAGATTACAAGAAAGACCAAAGCaagaatgataataaaacagAAGAACGAAAGGACGAAGGAAATATATCAACTTCAAATGAGCATCACGCTTCAGAAAAAACGGATGATGAGGATATAATCACACaatataatgaagaagaCAGACATGATAATTCAAATGACAACATAATAATAGATGATGAGCCGGTTGGACAAGACAAttcaatttttaaaaacgAAAATTTTTTTTGGGGAAGAGGAAAACACGATTCTAAATACACCAGTAAATTAAGTATTAATAGTTTAGgagatataaatgaatataatgatgattataataattatgattattatgatgacgATCCAACAAATAGAAATAAGggatttttaaaaaagaattcaattattttgaaatccttatataatttaaatgaagATTATGTAaacaacaatataaataatgatgctGGTAGTACTAGTAGTCATTGTAGGAATAATAATTCTGGTCACAATGATATACcccattttaaaaatatgaggAAATATAATTCAGAAACTAATATTCCTTGCAGtagtaaaagtaataaaagtACGAATAAAAAATTGTTGAATaggttatataatatgttatttaggaaaaaaaaaaaatatcgtattaaaaatatggatgcacattcaaaaaaaaaagtagagaagtttattgaaaatataaaattctcAAAAGAAAACAATGACGATAATAGGAAAATtgatgaacaaaatatagaaatacaATTTGATACGCTCTTGGATGGTATATTTGATTTCTTACAAGATTATGATAATTCAAGTCTCAATGCGTTTAATAATTCAACGCCAGATGAtgattttgtttatttttcaaatacAACACCTTGTGGTGTCTCCCTTATGGACTTTCCTATATATGATATGGAAAATATGGAAGCAGACGTAGgaggaaaaagaaatgatggtgataataatgatgatgatgataataatgatgatggtgataataatgatgatggtgataataatgatgatgatgataatgatgacaaatctaataataataataataataataataatggtgaCCCGtctagtaataataataataataataataataataatggtgaCCCTtctagtaataataataataataataatggtgaCCCGtctagtaataataatgatgatggtgATGCGGATGAAAAAAGAAACGATTATATATCTCAATATAACTTagtattaaaagataaatcacataataataattattatatgacgAATGAACATGACGAACGAAAGATAAAGAAACAAgaaaatattgatatattgtCAAAGGAAGAAGATAATATTTCCTCGAACTATAATAATGAACTTCAAAGAACTAAGAGATCGTTAGATTTTCcagaaattattattaaagagaattatgaaaatccaaaagatattattcatatatctaaaaaggaagaagcaaatgaaagtaataatagtaaagGACATAttaatttgaaaaataaaaaggaacatAATAATGTTGTAGACAATGTAAATCCTtgtaataaacaaaatataaatgaagaagataataatattaataattccaTAAAAACTGCACGTATCggaatatttaataaaaacaaaataaattgtagaaataaaaaagcaTCTAAGTTTGATAAGATTAAACGTTTTAATGATAagataaataaagataaccATCCATTAATAACAAAtgtggaaaataaaaatgaagaaatcgATGTGCtacaaaataatgaagataaaaaacaaaaaatacttcctataattaaaaatgagAATGCAAAAGAGACAGGACAAAAGTATGAAAACAATGATGTATATGAAgaacataataaaacaaatattaataataatgtagaaaaattatataaagataaaaattcACACCATATTAAAAACCAATATGATAAAGGTAATCTTacagaaaataatgaagtaACACCAATATATTCAAAAGATTATGATGCAGATGATGAAGAGTATGAACATTGGCATGGACATCAACGTGATAATAAATCTACCCcggtatataaatatgcagCATCCTTTACATTAGCtgctattttatttttaggtttatctttatattttataaataatagaaaAGGTAACAAAATTGTAGATGCAAAAGAATCTAATGATTTTGCCGTATCTACTAATGTGAAGGAAACATCTTCTAAGGAgcaaaatatagaaataatgAATGACACGCAgtggaaataa